One stretch of Pseudoramibacter sp. DNA includes these proteins:
- a CDS encoding flavin reductase family protein encodes MAFKDLGAKPILFPQPTYMIGTYNDDDSVDLMMMAWGGVCARDMVALNIGERHKTTANLRRRKAFTLAVPGTDTLAESDYFGIVSANDVPDKFAKTGLHAEKSAKVDAPVITEYPLTFECEVVEFQDQPYGLRVLGKVVSIVADESVLTADGKVDVEKLGAFAFDGDQNGYYAIGSRVGTAWDDGKKFMK; translated from the coding sequence ATGGCTTTTAAAGATCTCGGTGCTAAGCCGATTTTATTTCCACAGCCGACGTACATGATCGGCACCTACAATGACGACGATTCTGTCGATCTCATGATGATGGCCTGGGGCGGCGTCTGCGCCCGGGACATGGTCGCCCTGAACATCGGAGAACGCCACAAAACCACGGCCAACCTGCGCAGGCGCAAGGCGTTCACCCTTGCCGTTCCAGGGACGGACACCCTCGCCGAATCCGATTATTTCGGCATCGTCTCCGCCAACGACGTGCCGGACAAGTTCGCGAAAACCGGTCTCCACGCCGAAAAGAGTGCCAAGGTCGACGCGCCGGTTATCACCGAATACCCCCTGACCTTCGAATGTGAAGTGGTGGAATTCCAGGATCAGCCCTACGGCCTCCGGGTTCTCGGCAAGGTGGTCAGCATCGTCGCCGACGAATCGGTGCTCACCGCTGACGGCAAGGTCGACGTGGAAAAACTCGGCGCCTTCGCTTTCGACGGCGACCAAAACGGCTATTACGCCATCGGCAGCCGGGTCGGCACCGCCTGGGACGACGGGAAAAAATTCATGAAATAA
- a CDS encoding alpha/beta hydrolase, producing MKTSKKCVILFPGVGYSTDRPLLYYSAKLAKQAGWSLYAVGYPEFKSAAISDMRQDQSRRERAFYQALTSVEGQLRAFPDFERYLFIGKSIGTILAAYLSANVFKDRDVRGVFYTPLKETFDFARDRGGIAFYGDADPWVGKETIVTGAQKRRLPLTIYPGANHSLETGDLSKDLDILKDVMTRTQNYLKTL from the coding sequence ATGAAAACCTCTAAAAAATGCGTCATTCTCTTCCCGGGCGTCGGCTACAGCACTGACCGCCCCCTTTTGTACTACAGCGCCAAACTCGCGAAACAGGCGGGCTGGTCTCTGTACGCCGTCGGCTATCCCGAATTTAAAAGCGCCGCCATTTCCGACATGCGCCAGGACCAGAGCCGCCGGGAACGGGCTTTCTATCAGGCCCTGACTTCCGTTGAAGGGCAGCTCCGAGCCTTTCCCGATTTTGAACGCTACCTGTTCATCGGCAAGAGCATCGGCACCATCCTCGCCGCCTACCTTTCAGCGAATGTCTTCAAAGACCGGGATGTCCGCGGCGTCTTCTACACGCCCCTCAAAGAGACCTTTGATTTCGCCCGAGACCGGGGCGGCATCGCCTTTTACGGTGACGCTGATCCCTGGGTCGGAAAGGAAACGATCGTCACCGGCGCCCAAAAGCGCCGGCTGCCCCTGACCATCTACCCCGGCGCCAACCACTCCCTCGAGACCGGCGATCTTTCAAAAGATCTCGACATTCTCAAGGACGTCATGACCCGCACTCAAAACTACCTCAAAACCCTTTAA
- a CDS encoding DUF434 domain-containing protein codes for MSDPILFKATPCARRGFVPEDTKNFSASALKILKEAAADCHHLLNRGYAMTQTLTFVGNHYQLSKRQRLAIMRSVTSAAKQQARLQKQLAPEDLAGKTLWVDGFNQIITLEVMACRGPLFLGMDGAVRDLAALRGTYRLIPETDFAIRTLLRFLKSVHPAGVVLLLDAPVSNSGRLREAILKANESVQLPLAVPLIRGVDAELSAHGAILTADSGILDRCESWVNFTGGFVQQQNHPCIQVWPSE; via the coding sequence ATGTCAGACCCCATCTTGTTTAAAGCTACCCCCTGCGCCAGACGAGGGTTCGTTCCCGAAGACACTAAAAATTTTTCGGCATCGGCCCTGAAAATTTTAAAAGAAGCCGCCGCCGACTGCCATCATCTGCTGAACCGGGGCTACGCCATGACCCAGACCCTGACCTTTGTGGGCAACCATTACCAGCTGTCCAAGCGCCAGCGCCTGGCCATCATGCGCAGCGTCACCTCTGCCGCCAAGCAGCAGGCGCGGCTCCAAAAGCAGCTTGCGCCGGAGGATCTGGCCGGCAAAACCCTGTGGGTCGACGGCTTCAATCAGATCATCACCCTGGAAGTCATGGCCTGCCGCGGGCCGCTGTTTCTCGGCATGGACGGCGCCGTCCGGGATCTGGCCGCGCTCCGGGGCACCTACCGCCTCATTCCCGAAACGGACTTCGCCATCCGCACCCTGCTCCGTTTTTTAAAATCCGTACATCCCGCCGGCGTCGTGCTCCTTCTCGACGCGCCGGTGTCCAATTCCGGGCGCCTCCGGGAAGCGATTTTAAAGGCCAATGAAAGTGTTCAGCTTCCCCTGGCCGTGCCGCTGATCCGGGGCGTCGACGCCGAACTTTCCGCCCACGGCGCCATCCTCACCGCCGATTCCGGCATTCTCGACCGCTGTGAGAGCTGGGTCAATTTCACCGGCGGTTTCGTCCAACAGCAAAATCATCCCTGCATTCAAGTCTGGCCTTCTGAATGA
- a CDS encoding YunC family protein, with the protein MITIKPLKIDGKESNGLLIQSPGGEGHPNMILIQCQKGYLMCGYLNLEAADKFGDAAVLVGGADFDAVLKNPIKGMTSAAKALGVRDGMTGEEAAEILNR; encoded by the coding sequence GTGATTACCATAAAACCACTTAAGATTGACGGCAAAGAAAGCAACGGTCTGCTGATTCAGTCGCCGGGGGGCGAAGGCCATCCGAACATGATTCTGATCCAATGTCAGAAGGGCTACCTCATGTGCGGCTACCTCAATCTCGAAGCCGCAGACAAATTCGGCGACGCTGCTGTGCTCGTAGGGGGCGCAGACTTTGACGCGGTCCTCAAGAACCCGATCAAAGGGATGACTTCAGCCGCCAAAGCCCTCGGCGTTCGGGACGGCATGACCGGGGAAGAAGCCGCAGAAATTTTAAACCGATAA